The sequence CTTGCCGTCGCGCAGCCAGCGTTCCGCCTTCGGCAACTCGCGCACGGTGTTGAGGAGAAGGCCGAGCGCCGTGTCGGCCACTTCCTCGGTCAGGACATCGGGCGTGTTCGTCACCATAACGCCCTTGCTTGCCGCATGCGCGGCATCGACGGCGTCGTAGCCGACACCGAAATTGGCGATGATCTCGAGAGCGGGCAGCGCGTCGATGAAGGCGGCGTCGATCCGCGTCATTCCGGCGATGCCGCGGATGCGCGCCCGCTCGCCCTCCGGGAGCAGGGAGGCGTCCGCGCGCTCGATCCGGATCGCGTCGAACGCCGCCTCGATGCGGGCCACGGCATGCTCGTGCAGGCGGCCCGGAATGAGGATCGCGATGTCTTTCGTCGATGCCACGGTCATGTTCCTTGCTGTCATGGAAGAAGATGGGCGACCGGCGGGCGCTCAGCGATCCGACGGTTTGCCCGTCGACTGGCGCACATGCAGCTCCGGGCGGATCAGCTCCTGCCCGCCATGCACCTCGACGCCGTTGAGCCGGTCGAGCAGCGTGCGCGCGGCGCGGCGGCCGACCTCGCGCTGGCCGTTCCACACAGTGGTCAGCGCCGGCGTCGCGATGGCCGCCTCCTCGAGGTCGTCATAGCCGACGACGGAGATATCGATGCCCGGCACCAGACCGGCGCGGGCGATGCCGTTCATCAGCCCGATGGCGACGAGGTCGTTGAAGCACACCGCCGCCGTCGGCCTGTCGCCATGGGCGAGGAACGCCTGCGCCGTCTCGAAGCCCGCCTGCTTGGTGCGCGGGCCAGGCATGCGCCAGCCGGGCCTGGGCTCCATGCCGGCCGCGCGCATGGCGGCGAGATAGCCCTGGTAGCGGTCGCGTCCGGTCGAGGTCTGGTCGGTGCCGCCGACCATAGCGATGCGCTCGTGGCCGAGCGAGATCAGATGGTTGGTGGCAAGGCCGGTGCCGTAGGAATCGTCGCCGCGGAACACCGGCACGTCCGCGCCCTCGACCGAGCGCGCGATCAGCACCACCGGCAGGCCGTTGTCCTCGGCGAGGCGGATGTCCTCGGCGGGCGTGCCGATGGCCGGCGACATGATCACCCCGTCGGCGCCGAGCTGGAGCAGCGTGTCGACGAAGGTGCGCTGCTTCTCCAGCTTATCGTAGTGGTTCGACAGCAGGAAGGTCTGGCGGCTGCGGTCGAGCTCGCTCTCGATGGAGCGCAGGATCTCGGCGAAGAACGGGTTCATGATGTCGTGGACGACGACGCCGAGGATCCCCGAGCGCGACGTGCGCAGCGAGGCGGCGCGGCGGTTGTAGATATAGCCGATTTCGCGCGCATAGGCCTTGATCCTGTCGCGCGTGGCGTCCGCGACCAGCGGGCTGTCGCGCAGCGCCAGCGATACGGTCGCGGTGGAGACGCCGAGCGCGTCGGCGATCGTCGAGAGCTTGATCTTCTGTGCCAGTGCTCCGCCTCCCACGGTCGAGCCAGCTTTTTAAACTGTTTAAAATTCCTTATGCCATCGCCCCGGGGCAATTCAAAGCTTTTTTGCCAGCTCGCGCTCGTCGGCGCCCAGCATGGCGCGGCTGGCCAGCCGCAGCTTGTGCTCGCGGTGAAGGATGTAGAGGCCGCTGGCGACGATGACCCCCGCGCCGACCATGGTCCACAGGTCGGGCAGGTCGCCGAACGCGACCCAGCCGAGGCCGATCATCCAGACGATCTGCGAATAGGGATAGGGCGCGAGCGCGGCCGTCGTCGCCTGCTTGTAGGCCTTGATCAGCAGCCAGTGGCCGAGCGCGCCGCAGAGGCCGGTGACGAGGAGCAACCCCCAATGCAGCGCGCTTTGCGGGATCGACCCGTAGAGCGGCACCACCGGCAGCATGAACAGCGCCGGCGTCAGCGCCGAATAGAAGATCAGGCTTTCCGAGCTCTCGCTCGCGCCCATGCGCCGCGTCATGATGATGTAGAGCGTGTGGCAGACGACGAAGCAGAACGAGAAGATGTAGCCGACCTTGAAATCGCCGAAGCCGGGCCGCGTGACGATGAGCACGCCGACGAAGCCGACGAGGATGGCCAGCCAGCGCCGCCAGCCGGCCCATTCGCCGAGAAGCGGCCCGGCGAGCGCGACGGTCAGCATCGGCGAGAAGAAGGCGATGGCGATCGTCTCGGCGAGCTGCAGCGTCTGCAGCGCGATGAAATTGAACACAGTCGAGCCGAACAGGAACGCGCCGCGCAGAATCTGCCCGGCCAGGTTGCCTGTCCGGAGGGCCGCGAGGTTCGTCCAGACGCGCAGCATGAGCGCGACGAGCACGAGATGGATGGCGAACCGGGCCCAGGCGACGAACGGCGCGGCCATGCCCTGCAGCACGAGATACTTCGCGCTGGCGTCGAGGAAGGAGAACAGGAAACAGGCCGCGACGACGAGGAGGATCGCGGAAGCCGGGGTCGCCGCCTCGGGAATGCTGGGTCTGGGGTTCAACTCTGCCGACCGATGCTTGGGGGGAGGATGGTCCAGCTATCGGCCAGCGCGGCTGACAAGGCAAGTGGAAACTGCGGCGCGCGCGCGGCCTATGCCTCGGCGGCTGCCGCCTCGGCCGGGGCATCCTCGGCGAGGTCGTCGGCCTCGTCGTCGATCTGCGTGCGCGTGTCTCCCAGATTGGCCTCCACCCGGGCGAGAAGATCGAACAGCATCTTGCGCTCGCCCTTGTCGAAGCCGGCGAAGGCGATCCGGTCGGTCTTGCGCACCGCCTTCTCGATGTCGCGGATGGCGTTGCGGCCGGTCTCGGTCAGGAAGATGTTGGCCTGCCTCGCGTCGACCGTGTTGCTGCGCTTGGCGACATAGCCTTGGGCCTGCAGCCGGCCGATGGTCTTGGTGACGGTCGGCGGCCTGACGCCGAGGCGGGCGGCGAGCTGGCCCGGCGTCTGGCCGTCCTCGCGGTCGAGCGCCAGCATGATCTGCTCTTGCCCGGCATAGAAGCCGTGCGCCAGAAGCCGCGCCGCCAGCGTCGTGCGCGACAGCCTCGCCGCGGCCTGCAGGCTGTTCATCACCGCCTTGCGCTTCACCTTCGCCATAGGCACATTCTCCGTTCCATCATCACCTGCCGATTGCGGCGGACCATGTCACGGCTACATAACCGAACGATGACAGCCAGCGAAACACCTTCCACCGATCACACCTCCGGCCTGGACGCGATCGCCGTCCTGCCGCTAGGCGCCACCGAGCAGCACGGCCCGCACCTGCCCTTCGAGACGGATACGATCATCGCTGGGAGCGTTGCGGCAAGAGCCGCCGCGCTCCTCCCGCCCTCTCTCGACGTCACCTTCCTGCCGCCTGAGCCGGTCGGCTACTCCATCGAGCACATGGATGTCGCCGGCACGAGGACGCTGCGCTTCGGCGAGGCGGTCGAGCGCTGGATCGGCATCGGCGAAGCGTGCCTCGCGCAAGGCTTCCGCCGCTTCGTCATGCTCAACGCCCATGGCGGCAACGCGCCGCTGATGACGGTGGTGGCGACCGAGTTGCGCGTGCGCCACGCCATGCTCGCGGTGGCGACGAGCTGGACCCGCTTCGGCTATCCGCCCCAATTCGTCGACCCGCGCGAGAAGGCGCTCGGCATCCATGGCGGCCTGATCGAGACGAGCGTGATGCTGGCGCTCCGTCCCGATCTCGTCGACATGGCGCGCGCGAAAGACTTCCCCTCGGCGCAGGAAGGGTTCGAGCGCGATTTCCGGCATCTGCGCGCCTACGGCCCGCACGCCTTCGGCTGGAAGATGCGCGACCTGTCGCCGGAAGGCGTCGCCGGCAACGCCGCGGCGGCCACCGCCGAAGCCGGCCACGCCATCCTCGACCATGCCGCGCGCGGCTTCGTCGAGCTGCTCGAGGACGTCTCCCGCTTCGACCTCTCGACATTGCGATAGGACGCCGCCCGGCCCCCGTGCATTCCGCCGCCGGCCGTCCTATATGGGGATCACGACCATCCGCTCACTCTTCGGGACAAGACCATGACGCAGGCGCAAATCCCGGTCACCGTGCTGACCGGCTATCTCGGCTCCGGCAAGACCACGCTGCTCAACCGCATCCTCAGCGAGGACCACGGCAAGCGATACGCCGTCATCGTCAACGAGTTCGGCGAGATCGGCATCGACAACGACCTGATCGTGGAATCCGACGAGGAGATCTACGAGATGAACAACGGATGCGTCTGCTGCACGGTGCGCGGCGACCTGATCCGCACCGTCGAGGGCCTGATGCGCCGCCCCGGCCGCTTCGACGCCATCCTCGTCGAGACGACCGGCCTCGCCGACCCCGCGCCGGTGGCGCAAACCTTCTTCATGGACGACGACGTGCGCTCGAAGACCCGGCTCGACGCCGTGGTGGCGCTGGTCGACGCTAAGCACCTGCCGCTCAGGCTCAAGGATTCGCGCGAGGCCGAGGACCAGATCGCCTTCGCCGACGTCGTGGTGCTGAACAAGACCGACCTCGTCGACGAGCGCGAGCTGCGCGACGTGGAAGTAGCCGTGCGCGCCATCAACCCGGCGGCGCGCATCCACAAGGCGCAGCGTTCCGACGTGCCGCTGACCGAGGTGCTCGACCGCGGCGCGTTCGACCTGAAGCGCGCGCTCGACAACGATCCGCATTTCCTCGACGCACACGATCATGACCACGACCACGATCATGAATGCGGGCCGGACTGCGACCACGACCATCACCACCATCATCATCACCACGATCATGGCCATGGGCATGTCTCGCCGATCCACGACCTTACCGTGAAGTCGATCTCGCTGCGCGGCGGCGAGATGGACCCGAAGAAGTTCTTCCCCTGGCTCGACAAGATCACCCAGATGGACGGCCCGAACATCCTGCGCCTGAAGGGCATCGTCGCCTTCGCCGACGATCCCGAGCGCTATGTCGTGCAGGGCGTCCACATGATCGTCGAGGGCGACCACCAGCGGCCGTGGAAGGACGACGAGAAGCACGAGACGCGGCTCGTCTTCATCGGCCGCGAGCTCGACGCCGAGCGCCTGAAGCGCACCTTCGAAGCCTGCCAGGCGGCGTGAGCGCGCACGGCGATGCTCAAATGGCAGCGCACGGTCGAGCAGCGGGAGGAATGGCGCCTGCTCGACCGTCCCACGGAAAGCCTGTGGCGCGGCGACATTCTGCGGCTCGCCCATAATCCGGGGCTGGGCCCCAATTCCCCGCCGCTCGACCTCATGCTCTTCGAGATGTGGGCCTATGACGACAGGCTGGGCCTTATGATCCTCGACGGCTACAAGGCCGGCATGCCGATGCTCTATTTTCCCAGGGAAAGCCAGGGGCAAGGCAAGATGTCGCTCGAAACCTCGTGGCTGATCGCCCACTGGGATCAGTGGATCTGCTATTTCGACCATATGGACGAGGCCGACTCGCCGGTTCCCCTCCCCATCGAGGAGACCGTCGTGATCCGCCGCCCGCAACACATGCCGGACCTGAACATCTGAATGCCTACCGTCGCTCCCCTCGATCTCGAAGGCCACTGCAT comes from Aquamicrobium sp. and encodes:
- a CDS encoding GTP-binding protein, which gives rise to MTQAQIPVTVLTGYLGSGKTTLLNRILSEDHGKRYAVIVNEFGEIGIDNDLIVESDEEIYEMNNGCVCCTVRGDLIRTVEGLMRRPGRFDAILVETTGLADPAPVAQTFFMDDDVRSKTRLDAVVALVDAKHLPLRLKDSREAEDQIAFADVVVLNKTDLVDERELRDVEVAVRAINPAARIHKAQRSDVPLTEVLDRGAFDLKRALDNDPHFLDAHDHDHDHDHECGPDCDHDHHHHHHHHDHGHGHVSPIHDLTVKSISLRGGEMDPKKFFPWLDKITQMDGPNILRLKGIVAFADDPERYVVQGVHMIVEGDHQRPWKDDEKHETRLVFIGRELDAERLKRTFEACQAA
- a CDS encoding LacI family DNA-binding transcriptional regulator, with the translated sequence MAQKIKLSTIADALGVSTATVSLALRDSPLVADATRDRIKAYAREIGYIYNRRAASLRTSRSGILGVVVHDIMNPFFAEILRSIESELDRSRQTFLLSNHYDKLEKQRTFVDTLLQLGADGVIMSPAIGTPAEDIRLAEDNGLPVVLIARSVEGADVPVFRGDDSYGTGLATNHLISLGHERIAMVGGTDQTSTGRDRYQGYLAAMRAAGMEPRPGWRMPGPRTKQAGFETAQAFLAHGDRPTAAVCFNDLVAIGLMNGIARAGLVPGIDISVVGYDDLEEAAIATPALTTVWNGQREVGRRAARTLLDRLNGVEVHGGQELIRPELHVRQSTGKPSDR
- a CDS encoding DMT family transporter codes for the protein MNPRPSIPEAATPASAILLVVAACFLFSFLDASAKYLVLQGMAAPFVAWARFAIHLVLVALMLRVWTNLAALRTGNLAGQILRGAFLFGSTVFNFIALQTLQLAETIAIAFFSPMLTVALAGPLLGEWAGWRRWLAILVGFVGVLIVTRPGFGDFKVGYIFSFCFVVCHTLYIIMTRRMGASESSESLIFYSALTPALFMLPVVPLYGSIPQSALHWGLLLVTGLCGALGHWLLIKAYKQATTAALAPYPYSQIVWMIGLGWVAFGDLPDLWTMVGAGVIVASGLYILHREHKLRLASRAMLGADERELAKKL
- the imm45 gene encoding Imm45 family immunity protein, which encodes MLKWQRTVEQREEWRLLDRPTESLWRGDILRLAHNPGLGPNSPPLDLMLFEMWAYDDRLGLMILDGYKAGMPMLYFPRESQGQGKMSLETSWLIAHWDQWICYFDHMDEADSPVPLPIEETVVIRRPQHMPDLNI
- a CDS encoding MarR family winged helix-turn-helix transcriptional regulator, with product MAKVKRKAVMNSLQAAARLSRTTLAARLLAHGFYAGQEQIMLALDREDGQTPGQLAARLGVRPPTVTKTIGRLQAQGYVAKRSNTVDARQANIFLTETGRNAIRDIEKAVRKTDRIAFAGFDKGERKMLFDLLARVEANLGDTRTQIDDEADDLAEDAPAEAAAAEA
- a CDS encoding creatininase family protein, coding for MTASETPSTDHTSGLDAIAVLPLGATEQHGPHLPFETDTIIAGSVAARAAALLPPSLDVTFLPPEPVGYSIEHMDVAGTRTLRFGEAVERWIGIGEACLAQGFRRFVMLNAHGGNAPLMTVVATELRVRHAMLAVATSWTRFGYPPQFVDPREKALGIHGGLIETSVMLALRPDLVDMARAKDFPSAQEGFERDFRHLRAYGPHAFGWKMRDLSPEGVAGNAAAATAEAGHAILDHAARGFVELLEDVSRFDLSTLR